One window of the Eucalyptus grandis isolate ANBG69807.140 chromosome 8, ASM1654582v1, whole genome shotgun sequence genome contains the following:
- the LOC104415388 gene encoding LOW QUALITY PROTEIN: phospholipase A and acyltransferase 3 (The sequence of the model RefSeq protein was modified relative to this genomic sequence to represent the inferred CDS: deleted 2 bases in 1 codon) produces MEMRNKIKEKIEDGMELLCKKVDPEDLKPGDHIYAYRLYGFYSHHGIYVGGGYVIHYTSTENKGAILSLSGGAPETMPPVQNVGTGKTLAAGSLRRASIASENTARSFIPSITSCMAHRWGHLLKNPGTCSILSCDKTPEQVIEVASKLLGSNEFGVYHVITNNCEHFATYCKTGVTASEQAAFYSVFEKKLRNCKEWL; encoded by the exons ATGGAAATGAGGAACAAGATCAAGGAGAAAATCGAAGATGGAATGGAGCTGTTATGTAAGAAGGTCGACCCAGAAGATCTGAAACCTGGCGATCACATCTACGCGTACAGGCTATACGGCTTTTATAGTCACCATG GAATATATGTGGGAGGCGGTTATGTGATTCACTATACTAGCACAGAGAACAAGGGTGCCATCCTCTCACTTTCTGGAGGTGCACCAGAAACCATGCCCCCTGTTCAAAATGTGGGTACCGGAAAAACACTGGCCGCGGGGTCATTAAGACGTGCCTCGATTGCTTCCGAAAACACGGCGAGAAGCTTCATTCCATCCATTACTTCATGTATGGCGCACCGC TGGGGCCATCTCCTGAAGAATCCGGGGACTTGCAGCATCCTTTCCTGTGACAAAACCCCTGAACAAGTAATCGAAGTTGCTTCTAAACTTCTTGGGAGCAATGAATTTGGTGTTTATCACGTCATTACTAATAACTGCGAACATTTTGCGACTTACTGTAAGACAGGTGTAACTGCCAGCGAGCAGGCGGCATTTTATAGTGTTTTTGAGAAGAAGCTCAGAAATTGTAAAGAATGGCTCTAG